The Streptomyces sp. NBC_00344 genome includes a window with the following:
- a CDS encoding GNAT family N-acetyltransferase, protein MTARISRENGLLVMDAGRLTLREQSPAAAAVLADAGTAGFDWLDGAPGSGTQIAGKMVMTAAEAGVFAPGWGLFVIQRTEDGAAIGGIGFHGPPADGAAEIGYDLTESARGAGWATDAVAAISQWALSLPSVHTVLACTDPGNQASQRVLTRAGFTRVADRDSLWAYELTSL, encoded by the coding sequence ATGACTGCGCGTATATCCCGGGAGAACGGCCTGCTGGTCATGGACGCGGGCCGGCTGACGCTGCGCGAGCAGTCGCCCGCCGCGGCCGCGGTACTCGCCGATGCCGGTACGGCCGGCTTCGACTGGCTCGACGGAGCCCCCGGCAGCGGCACCCAGATCGCCGGGAAGATGGTTATGACGGCTGCCGAAGCGGGCGTCTTCGCGCCGGGCTGGGGGCTGTTCGTGATCCAGCGCACGGAGGACGGCGCCGCGATCGGCGGGATCGGGTTCCACGGTCCGCCGGCCGACGGCGCCGCCGAGATCGGCTACGACCTGACGGAGTCCGCGCGCGGCGCGGGCTGGGCAACCGACGCGGTGGCTGCCATTTCACAATGGGCGCTGAGCCTGCCGTCCGTGCACACCGTGCTGGCCTGCACCGACCCGGGCAACCAGGCCTCGCAACGGGTGCTCACCCGGGCGGGATTCACCCGGGTCGCCGACCGGGACTCCCTGTGGGCGTACGAGCTCACCAGCCTCTGA
- a CDS encoding DUF2510 domain-containing protein — protein sequence MSPPGWHSDPGYTGTGPAQERWWDGSQWTDHLRVPPAPVRRRRVRIGAAVTAAVVVLAAVGGGLYLLSHDSGHGSDSAATTPSARPSGAPSRPGAPDGSGGGGGRSPDPQGEQAPPADDGYATDAASGISIPVPKGWTGQSGTVGAGVTTGTYKCATGTDDKGKPATCVRGGVFSAPSVALKLSATTAKAAAQQDIAGNAKESYGETSGGITSHSRLKAEAVTVAGRQGYLVRWKVVTKKGDDGYVQSLAFPSPTAKDLLIVVRSGFDINAKAPALSVMDDITRGIKPAPASGTGSGENT from the coding sequence ATGAGCCCTCCCGGCTGGCATTCGGACCCCGGGTATACAGGAACAGGCCCCGCCCAGGAACGCTGGTGGGACGGCAGCCAGTGGACCGACCACCTCAGAGTTCCGCCGGCGCCGGTCCGCCGGCGCCGGGTGCGCATCGGCGCCGCCGTCACAGCGGCCGTCGTGGTGCTCGCGGCCGTCGGAGGCGGGCTCTACCTGCTGTCTCACGATTCAGGACACGGCTCGGACAGCGCCGCCACTACTCCGTCCGCCCGGCCTTCCGGAGCCCCCTCGCGTCCCGGGGCGCCGGACGGGAGCGGGGGCGGCGGGGGCCGGAGCCCGGATCCGCAGGGCGAGCAGGCCCCGCCGGCCGATGACGGCTACGCGACGGACGCGGCCAGCGGAATCAGCATCCCGGTGCCCAAGGGATGGACCGGCCAGTCCGGGACCGTCGGGGCCGGAGTGACGACCGGCACGTACAAGTGCGCCACCGGCACCGACGACAAGGGCAAGCCCGCCACGTGTGTGCGCGGTGGCGTGTTCTCGGCCCCGTCCGTCGCCCTGAAGCTCTCCGCCACCACGGCGAAGGCCGCAGCACAGCAGGACATCGCGGGCAACGCCAAGGAGTCGTACGGCGAGACCTCCGGAGGGATCACCTCGCACAGCCGGCTCAAGGCCGAGGCGGTGACGGTCGCGGGCCGGCAGGGCTACCTGGTGCGCTGGAAGGTGGTGACGAAGAAGGGCGACGACGGGTACGTCCAGTCGCTGGCCTTCCCCTCGCCCACCGCCAAGGATCTGCTGATCGTTGTCCGCTCCGGTTTCGACATCAACGCCAAGGCGCCCGCCCTGTCCGTCATGGACGACATCACCCGGGGCATCAAGCCCGCTCCGGCATCGGGCACCGGATCGGGCGAGAACACCTGA